A portion of the Ammospiza caudacuta isolate bAmmCau1 chromosome 25, bAmmCau1.pri, whole genome shotgun sequence genome contains these proteins:
- the SESN2 gene encoding sestrin-2 isoform X2: METPEPPVPPGAGRGGTGSGGPRRCPFRRQGASTGIPREGGESSLHQLLDAFVSAGRVDHVAMVMGLHPQYLSSFWKTQCLLLRMDGPLPYHKRHYIAIMAAARHRCSYLVGLHMREFLQMGGSPAWLQGLHCAPQKLRNLNEINKLLAHRPWLVTKEHIEALLRPGQDSWSLAELVQALVLLTHYHSLASFVFGCGIRPEGEQDVGSSCWAPSPHSNSSPASGDSMGGSGGTDAMQELDVLMERMKLLQENQLEEDGVTQEEMATRFELEKTESLLVPSSDVLDPSLQSNIRCFLEDPEFGYKDFTRRGEQAPPTFRAQDYTWEDHGYSLINRLYPDVGQLLDEKFQVVYNLTYNTIAMHCGVDTSVLRRAIWNYVHCVFGIRYDDYDYGEVNQLLERNLKVYIKTVACYPERTTKQIYAQFWRHFKHSEKVHINLLLLEARMQAALLYALRAVTRYMT, encoded by the exons ATGGAGACCCCCgagccccccgtgccccccggggctggcaggggggGCACGGGCAGCGGGGGCCCCCGGCGGTGTCCGTTCCGGAGGCAGGGCGCTTCCACTGGG ATCCCGCGGGAAGGCGGGGAGAGCAGCCTGCACCAGCTCCTCGACGCCTTCGTCTCCGCAGGCAGGGTGGACCACGTCGCCATGGTCATGGGGCTGCACCCCCAGTACCTCAGCAGCTTCTGGAAGACCCAGTGCCTCCTGCTGCGCATGGACGGGCCCCTGCCCTACCACAAGCGCCACTACATCGCCATCATG gctgcagcccGGCACCGCTGCTCCTACCTGGTGGGGCTGCACATGAGGGAGTTCCTGCAGATGGGGGGCAGCCCTGcgtggctgcaggggctgcactgtgCCCCCCAGAAACTCCGGAACCTCAACGAGATCAACAAGCTGCTGGCGCACCGGCCCTGGCTCGTCACCAAGGAGCACATCGAG gcactgctgaggccgGGGCAGGACAGCTGGTCgctggcagagctggtgcaggCGCTGGTGCTGCTCACCCACTACCACTCGCTGGCATCCTTTGTCTTCGGCTGCGGCATCAGACCCGAGGGGGAGCAGGAcgtggggagcagctgctgggccccctcaccccacagcaacagcagcccCGCCTCTGGGGACAGcatggggggctctggg GGCACAGATGCCATGCAGGAGTTGGATGTGCTGATGGAGAGGatgaagctgctgcaggaaaaccaGCTGGAGGAGGACGGAGTCACACAGGAGGAGATGGCAACACGCTTCGAGCTGGAGAAGACGGAGAGTTTGCTGGTCCCTTCCTCAG ATGTTTTGGATCCCTCGCTGCAGTCCAACATCCGCTGCTTCCTGGAGGACCCTGAGTTCGGATACAAGGACTTCACACGCAGGGGGGAGCAGGCCCCCCCCACTTTCCGTGCACAG GATTACACATGGGAGGACCACGGCTACTCGCTGATCAACCGCCTGTACCCAGACGTGGGACAGCTCCTGGATGAGAAGTTCCAGGTGGTTTACAACCTGACCTACAACACCATTGCCATGCACTGCGGCGTGGACACCTCCGTGCTGCGCCGCGCCATCTGGAACTACGTGCACTGCGTCTTCGGCATCCG CTATGATGACTACGACTACGGGGAGGTGAACCAGCTCCTGGAGCGCAACTTAAAGGTCTACATCAAGACAGTGGCCTGCTACCCAGAGAGGACAACCAAGCAGATCTACGCACAGTTCTGGAGGCACTTCAAGCACTCGGAGAAG GTGCACATcaacctgctcctgctggaggcACGcatgcaggcagctctgctctacGCCCTCAGGGCTGTCACCCGCTACATGACCTga
- the SESN2 gene encoding sestrin-2 isoform X3, translating to MVMGLHPQYLSSFWKTQCLLLRMDGPLPYHKRHYIAIMAAARHRCSYLVGLHMREFLQMGGSPAWLQGLHCAPQKLRNLNEINKLLAHRPWLVTKEHIEALLRPGQDSWSLAELVQALVLLTHYHSLASFVFGCGIRPEGEQDVGSSCWAPSPHSNSSPASGDSMGGSGGTDAMQELDVLMERMKLLQENQLEEDGVTQEEMATRFELEKTESLLVPSSDVLDPSLQSNIRCFLEDPEFGYKDFTRRGEQAPPTFRAQDYTWEDHGYSLINRLYPDVGQLLDEKFQVVYNLTYNTIAMHCGVDTSVLRRAIWNYVHCVFGIRYDDYDYGEVNQLLERNLKVYIKTVACYPERTTKQIYAQFWRHFKHSEKVHINLLLLEARMQAALLYALRAVTRYMT from the exons ATGGTCATGGGGCTGCACCCCCAGTACCTCAGCAGCTTCTGGAAGACCCAGTGCCTCCTGCTGCGCATGGACGGGCCCCTGCCCTACCACAAGCGCCACTACATCGCCATCATG gctgcagcccGGCACCGCTGCTCCTACCTGGTGGGGCTGCACATGAGGGAGTTCCTGCAGATGGGGGGCAGCCCTGcgtggctgcaggggctgcactgtgCCCCCCAGAAACTCCGGAACCTCAACGAGATCAACAAGCTGCTGGCGCACCGGCCCTGGCTCGTCACCAAGGAGCACATCGAG gcactgctgaggccgGGGCAGGACAGCTGGTCgctggcagagctggtgcaggCGCTGGTGCTGCTCACCCACTACCACTCGCTGGCATCCTTTGTCTTCGGCTGCGGCATCAGACCCGAGGGGGAGCAGGAcgtggggagcagctgctgggccccctcaccccacagcaacagcagcccCGCCTCTGGGGACAGcatggggggctctggg GGCACAGATGCCATGCAGGAGTTGGATGTGCTGATGGAGAGGatgaagctgctgcaggaaaaccaGCTGGAGGAGGACGGAGTCACACAGGAGGAGATGGCAACACGCTTCGAGCTGGAGAAGACGGAGAGTTTGCTGGTCCCTTCCTCAG ATGTTTTGGATCCCTCGCTGCAGTCCAACATCCGCTGCTTCCTGGAGGACCCTGAGTTCGGATACAAGGACTTCACACGCAGGGGGGAGCAGGCCCCCCCCACTTTCCGTGCACAG GATTACACATGGGAGGACCACGGCTACTCGCTGATCAACCGCCTGTACCCAGACGTGGGACAGCTCCTGGATGAGAAGTTCCAGGTGGTTTACAACCTGACCTACAACACCATTGCCATGCACTGCGGCGTGGACACCTCCGTGCTGCGCCGCGCCATCTGGAACTACGTGCACTGCGTCTTCGGCATCCG CTATGATGACTACGACTACGGGGAGGTGAACCAGCTCCTGGAGCGCAACTTAAAGGTCTACATCAAGACAGTGGCCTGCTACCCAGAGAGGACAACCAAGCAGATCTACGCACAGTTCTGGAGGCACTTCAAGCACTCGGAGAAG GTGCACATcaacctgctcctgctggaggcACGcatgcaggcagctctgctctacGCCCTCAGGGCTGTCACCCGCTACATGACCTga
- the SESN2 gene encoding sestrin-2 isoform X1, whose product MLVAGSPCSPAGPEEHRGCGARRDGQERGVEAARELARGPSAFIPLGEIPREGGESSLHQLLDAFVSAGRVDHVAMVMGLHPQYLSSFWKTQCLLLRMDGPLPYHKRHYIAIMAAARHRCSYLVGLHMREFLQMGGSPAWLQGLHCAPQKLRNLNEINKLLAHRPWLVTKEHIEALLRPGQDSWSLAELVQALVLLTHYHSLASFVFGCGIRPEGEQDVGSSCWAPSPHSNSSPASGDSMGGSGGTDAMQELDVLMERMKLLQENQLEEDGVTQEEMATRFELEKTESLLVPSSDVLDPSLQSNIRCFLEDPEFGYKDFTRRGEQAPPTFRAQDYTWEDHGYSLINRLYPDVGQLLDEKFQVVYNLTYNTIAMHCGVDTSVLRRAIWNYVHCVFGIRYDDYDYGEVNQLLERNLKVYIKTVACYPERTTKQIYAQFWRHFKHSEKVHINLLLLEARMQAALLYALRAVTRYMT is encoded by the exons ATGCTGGTCGCCGGCTCGCCGTGCAGCCCCGCGGGGCCGGAGGAGcaccggggctgcggggcccgGCGGGACGGCCAG GAAAGAGGAGTTGAGGCTGCCCGGGAGCTGGCGAGGGGCCCCAGCGCCTTCATTCCCCTGGGAGAG ATCCCGCGGGAAGGCGGGGAGAGCAGCCTGCACCAGCTCCTCGACGCCTTCGTCTCCGCAGGCAGGGTGGACCACGTCGCCATGGTCATGGGGCTGCACCCCCAGTACCTCAGCAGCTTCTGGAAGACCCAGTGCCTCCTGCTGCGCATGGACGGGCCCCTGCCCTACCACAAGCGCCACTACATCGCCATCATG gctgcagcccGGCACCGCTGCTCCTACCTGGTGGGGCTGCACATGAGGGAGTTCCTGCAGATGGGGGGCAGCCCTGcgtggctgcaggggctgcactgtgCCCCCCAGAAACTCCGGAACCTCAACGAGATCAACAAGCTGCTGGCGCACCGGCCCTGGCTCGTCACCAAGGAGCACATCGAG gcactgctgaggccgGGGCAGGACAGCTGGTCgctggcagagctggtgcaggCGCTGGTGCTGCTCACCCACTACCACTCGCTGGCATCCTTTGTCTTCGGCTGCGGCATCAGACCCGAGGGGGAGCAGGAcgtggggagcagctgctgggccccctcaccccacagcaacagcagcccCGCCTCTGGGGACAGcatggggggctctggg GGCACAGATGCCATGCAGGAGTTGGATGTGCTGATGGAGAGGatgaagctgctgcaggaaaaccaGCTGGAGGAGGACGGAGTCACACAGGAGGAGATGGCAACACGCTTCGAGCTGGAGAAGACGGAGAGTTTGCTGGTCCCTTCCTCAG ATGTTTTGGATCCCTCGCTGCAGTCCAACATCCGCTGCTTCCTGGAGGACCCTGAGTTCGGATACAAGGACTTCACACGCAGGGGGGAGCAGGCCCCCCCCACTTTCCGTGCACAG GATTACACATGGGAGGACCACGGCTACTCGCTGATCAACCGCCTGTACCCAGACGTGGGACAGCTCCTGGATGAGAAGTTCCAGGTGGTTTACAACCTGACCTACAACACCATTGCCATGCACTGCGGCGTGGACACCTCCGTGCTGCGCCGCGCCATCTGGAACTACGTGCACTGCGTCTTCGGCATCCG CTATGATGACTACGACTACGGGGAGGTGAACCAGCTCCTGGAGCGCAACTTAAAGGTCTACATCAAGACAGTGGCCTGCTACCCAGAGAGGACAACCAAGCAGATCTACGCACAGTTCTGGAGGCACTTCAAGCACTCGGAGAAG GTGCACATcaacctgctcctgctggaggcACGcatgcaggcagctctgctctacGCCCTCAGGGCTGTCACCCGCTACATGACCTga